A stretch of Dysidea avara chromosome 5, odDysAvar1.4, whole genome shotgun sequence DNA encodes these proteins:
- the LOC136255327 gene encoding uncharacterized protein, with protein sequence MASVEIPGQRRRWGNESTNFYHHSRTPNPGVPTRQKIYRCDDSQYTNCGHQHVGTKSLNSRPPMDTYGTASAFKLRGEDQRLPRPLESTQVHARRMSLDSQVNLYQSHVQTYQGSAMPTAIKRSNSDNRFSTDSLAASLNKAFYITSYQSDISKKAAKFHGWEPKPLEDKQTLCGELTTRSRTLSAKAYQRVKSAPPLRSRGTTQPLAINPPAPPPVKPQLVRRKSFTGLLEQYPSRAEVIREIGKTFPSPQPGRVSLREGRPSSAMKTIRIQGLRVGNK encoded by the exons ATGGCTTCGGTAGAGATTCCAGGGCAGCGCAGACGGTGGGGCAATGAGAGTACTAACTTCTATCATCACTCTAGGACGCCTAATCCTGGTGTACCGACCAGGCAGAAGATTTATCGGTGCGATGATAGCCAGTACACGAATTGCGGACATCAGCATGTTGGAACAAAATCTTTGAACTC GAGACCACCCATGGATACATATGGGACTGCATCCGCATTTAAACTGAGAGGTGAAGATCAAAG GTTACCTAGACCATTGGAATCCACTCAAGTACA TGCTCGTCGGATGTCACTGGACAGCCAAGTCAACCTCTATCAATCTCATGTACAGACCTACCAGGGATCTGCCATGCCAACAGCAATAAAGAGATCAAACAGTGATAATCGGTTTAGCACAGACTCTTTGGCTGCATCACTGAACAAGGCATTTTACATCACCAGTTATCAATCAGACATCTCCAAGAAAGCAG ctaagTTCCATGGATGGGAACCTAAGCCATTGGAAGACAAGCAAACTCTGTGTGGAGAATTAACAACAAGGTCAAGGACATTATCTGCAAAAGCATATCAAAGAGTAAAGAGTGCCCCACCATTAAGGAGCAGAGGCACTACCCAACCTCTAGCCATCAACCCACCAGCTCCTCCGCCAGTTAAACCTCAACTGGTACGAAGGAAAAGTTTTACTGGATTATTAGAACAGTATCCATCACGAGCTGAAGTGATTAGGGAGATCGGTAAAACTTTTCCATCCCCTCAACCAGGAAGAGTGAGCTTGAGAGAGGGTCGCCCATCAAGTGCCATGAAAACCATCAGAATACAAGGACTGAGAGTTGGTAATAAGTag
- the LOC136255329 gene encoding plasminogen receptor (KT)-like — translation MGSIMSGMKETMEENFKKQQEFQLNTQRLVMERQIQVQMLMREKMISQQLGGSRDMCYWFGSFYVTAAAGMLGGFARTRHVAIILPIVPLSFIMAYQLDLAFGNKMERIVAEADEILKNEPSLLKLPGGTLTFDNVEAARKKSARS, via the exons ATGGGGTCGATTATGAGCGGTATGAAGGAGACGATGGAGGAAAACTTTAAGAAGCAGCAAGAGTTCCAGCTCAACACTCAAAGACTTGTG ATGGAGAGACAAATACAGGTGCAGATGTTGATGCGTGAGAAGATGATCTCTCAACAACTGGGTGGCTCACGTGATATGTGCTACTGGTTTGGAAGTTTCTACGTCACAGCAGCTGCAGGAATGTTAGGAGG GTTTGCAAGAACAAGACATGTAGCAATTATTTTACCAATAGTTCCACTCTCATTCATCATGGCCTACCAGCTAGACCTGGCATTTGGTAATAAGATGGAGAGGATTGTTG ctgaagcaGATGAGATTCTCAAGAATGAGCCAAGTCTCCTAAAGCTACCTGGTGGCACCCTCACATTTGACAACGTTGAAGCAGCCAGGAAGAAGTCAGCTAGATCTTGA